In Gemmatimonadota bacterium, the following are encoded in one genomic region:
- a CDS encoding ribonuclease D, giving the protein MEYIQSETRLGAIADRLAAERLVAVDTEAAGFHRYLDRVCLLQLSTRTETWVVDTLVVQRLSPLAGVFADPEVEIVLHDADYDLRLLARDFGLTVRGLFDTRIAAQFLGEPAIGLANLVEKYVGLRLDKKHQRADWAERPLPAMLLEYAAEDTRHLLALRDRLRAELAAAGRLGWAQEEFRLQEAVRWDEAREDGDPYLRIKGGRDLRPRQLAALRGFYDWRERLARARDKAPFRVLSNAALLELSRRMPQNLGELAEVSGVPRRIVDSHGAELLEAVRRAQSLSAESLPTRPRRAGRPAPDAEFDRALERLRSARDRMAAELGLDRGFLLPRLQLEELARRRSRSLEELNAVPGLRRWQIAAAGEALISALRR; this is encoded by the coding sequence ATGGAATACATTCAGAGCGAAACGCGTCTCGGCGCCATTGCGGACCGGCTGGCGGCCGAGCGACTGGTGGCGGTGGACACGGAGGCAGCGGGTTTTCACCGCTACCTCGACCGCGTCTGTCTGCTGCAGCTCTCGACCCGCACGGAGACCTGGGTGGTGGACACCCTGGTGGTGCAGCGGCTCTCGCCGCTGGCCGGCGTGTTCGCGGACCCTGAGGTGGAAATCGTCCTGCACGACGCCGATTACGACCTGCGTCTGTTGGCGCGGGATTTCGGCCTCACCGTGCGAGGGCTGTTCGATACGCGCATTGCGGCACAGTTCCTGGGCGAGCCGGCCATCGGCCTGGCAAACCTGGTGGAGAAGTACGTGGGGCTACGTCTGGACAAGAAGCACCAGCGGGCGGACTGGGCTGAGCGTCCGCTGCCCGCGATGCTGCTCGAGTACGCGGCAGAAGACACGCGGCATCTGCTGGCGCTGCGGGATCGGCTGCGGGCGGAGCTGGCGGCGGCGGGGCGGCTGGGCTGGGCGCAGGAGGAGTTCCGGCTGCAGGAGGCGGTGCGCTGGGACGAGGCTCGTGAGGATGGTGATCCTTACCTACGCATCAAGGGCGGGCGCGACCTCCGTCCCCGCCAGCTTGCCGCGCTGCGGGGGTTCTACGACTGGCGGGAGCGCCTGGCGCGTGCGCGGGACAAGGCGCCATTTCGAGTCCTGTCCAACGCCGCGCTGCTGGAGCTTTCCCGCCGCATGCCACAGAACCTCGGGGAGCTTGCGGAGGTGAGCGGTGTTCCGCGCCGGATCGTGGACTCCCATGGCGCGGAGCTCCTCGAGGCGGTCCGTCGGGCGCAGAGCCTCTCCGCGGAATCGCTGCCCACTCGCCCGCGGCGTGCCGGCCGCCCGGCACCGGATGCGGAGTTCGATCGTGCACTGGAGCGCTTGAGGTCGGCGCGGGACCGGATGGCCGCCGAGCTGGGATTGGACCGCGGCTTCCTGCTGCCGCGTCTCCAGCTAGAAGAGCTGGCGCGACGCCGGTCTCGCTCGCTCGAGGAGTTGAACGCGGTGCCGGGGCTGCGGCGCTGGCAGATTGCCGCGGCAGGGGAGGCTCTGATCTCGGCACTTCGCCGATAG
- a CDS encoding amidohydrolase, whose amino-acid sequence MAAPPAAERVVLLVADRVHTFAAPPPGHTRTAATVQALLLRDGRVVAAGTAHQLQHLAPRAPRLDLRGSTITPGLTDAHAHLVEWSLARREADLSTATTPEAAAQTVARHARARAGEWVRGRGWNPHHWDALPHRSLLDAAVPDRPVALQSHDMHALWVNSQALERAGIGAGSPDPEGGRILRDEDGRPAGVLLENATQLVLQCLPPPSEQEAAGALLEGQLELHRLGITGIHSVEADSLRIFESVRARGRLRLRVLQHLPLARLDDAIRLGLRSALGGEWIRIGGVKMFLDGALGSRTAWLSAPYQGSSDCGVQVLPEPEFRDAVERAARAGLASTVHAIGDAAVGLALDVLALPQHRTDTLPHRIEHLQLCPPERLADAGRAGIVCSMQPAHLITDWRPAELYWGHERSRTAYAFRSLLRGGLTAALYGTAVAPPAGSGAVLAFGSDMPVEPPDPRLGLFAATARSDLAGEPRGGWFPEERLTTAEALRAYTLGPAHAAGLAGSQGQLTPGAFADLVAWDRDPLALSGADLLEVHVVATMVAGELV is encoded by the coding sequence ATGGCCGCCCCGCCCGCAGCAGAGCGCGTCGTGCTGCTGGTCGCGGACCGGGTCCACACCTTCGCAGCGCCCCCGCCCGGGCACACCCGGACCGCTGCCACGGTGCAGGCGCTTCTGCTACGCGACGGCCGGGTGGTTGCGGCCGGAACCGCCCACCAGCTTCAGCACCTCGCGCCGCGCGCCCCGCGCCTGGACCTGCGCGGCAGCACCATCACTCCCGGGCTGACCGACGCTCACGCGCACCTCGTCGAGTGGTCCCTCGCCCGCCGCGAAGCCGATCTCTCCACTGCGACCACGCCGGAAGCGGCCGCCCAGACGGTGGCTCGGCACGCCCGGGCCCGAGCGGGCGAGTGGGTGCGGGGGCGGGGGTGGAATCCCCACCACTGGGACGCCCTCCCACACCGGTCGCTCCTCGATGCGGCCGTGCCGGACCGGCCCGTGGCGCTGCAGAGCCACGATATGCACGCACTGTGGGTGAACAGCCAGGCACTCGAGCGGGCCGGCATCGGTGCCGGCTCGCCCGACCCGGAGGGCGGGCGAATTCTCCGAGATGAGGACGGCCGCCCCGCCGGCGTGCTCCTCGAGAATGCCACGCAACTGGTCTTGCAGTGCCTGCCGCCCCCCTCCGAGCAGGAAGCTGCCGGCGCGTTGCTCGAGGGGCAGCTCGAGCTGCACCGTTTGGGGATCACCGGCATCCACTCGGTAGAGGCGGATTCGCTCCGCATCTTCGAGAGCGTGCGCGCCCGCGGCCGCCTCCGCCTGCGCGTGCTCCAGCACTTGCCCCTCGCCCGCCTCGATGACGCGATCCGACTCGGACTGCGCAGCGCCTTGGGCGGGGAGTGGATCCGCATCGGAGGAGTCAAGATGTTCCTGGACGGCGCCCTCGGTTCTCGCACCGCCTGGCTGAGCGCGCCCTACCAGGGGAGCAGCGACTGCGGCGTCCAGGTGCTGCCCGAGCCGGAGTTCCGCGATGCCGTGGAACGGGCGGCTCGGGCCGGCCTTGCCAGCACCGTCCACGCCATCGGCGATGCGGCGGTCGGCCTCGCCCTCGACGTGCTCGCCCTGCCGCAACATCGCACCGACACCCTGCCCCACCGCATCGAGCACCTCCAGCTCTGCCCGCCGGAGCGCCTGGCAGACGCTGGGCGCGCAGGGATCGTCTGCTCGATGCAGCCGGCACACCTCATCACGGACTGGAGGCCGGCTGAGCTGTATTGGGGGCACGAGCGGAGCCGCACCGCCTACGCCTTCCGCTCCCTGCTCCGGGGCGGGCTCACGGCGGCCCTGTACGGAACGGCGGTTGCCCCGCCTGCTGGGAGCGGCGCGGTCCTGGCCTTCGGTTCGGATATGCCGGTCGAGCCGCCGGACCCCCGCCTGGGATTGTTCGCCGCTACGGCGCGCTCCGACCTGGCCGGCGAGCCGCGCGGCGGCTGGTTCCCCGAGGAGCGGCTGACCACCGCAGAGGCGCTGCGGGCGTATACGCTCGGGCCAGCGCACGCGGCCGGACTCGCCGGGTCCCAGGGGCAACTCACCCCGGGCGCCTTCGCCGACCTCGTCGCCTGGGACAGAGACCCGCTCGCGCTGAGCGGGGCCGACCTGCTCGAGGTCCACGTCGTGGCCACCATGGTTGCCGGGGAACTGGTCTAG
- a CDS encoding serine hydrolase, with protein sequence MRLQRRRNLLALALMASLADAAIAQQPLGALRPDLEARIARHRGTVGLALVDPKTGETMAIRGDEPFPTASVIKVAVLVELFHQVEHGKLRLEDPLILLETDKQPGSGILQFLAAPHQLGVRDAAFLMIALSDNTATNLLVDKLGIRAVGERMEALGFPRTKLHHKVFLHSSSVAPDSSARYGLGVTTPLEMARLLAMIYRGEAASAPASAEMLRMLKAQFYNDMIPRFLPAGTTVAHKTGSVDESRNDCGIVYSKARDYVLCIFSTGNADTSWRLDNEAQLLIAELARLVHHALAGGGG encoded by the coding sequence ATGCGCCTGCAACGCCGCAGGAACCTCCTGGCCCTCGCACTCATGGCCTCCCTGGCCGATGCAGCGATTGCGCAACAGCCGCTCGGCGCGCTGCGCCCCGACCTCGAGGCCAGGATCGCCCGCCACCGCGGCACTGTGGGCCTGGCCCTCGTCGACCCCAAGACAGGCGAGACCATGGCCATCCGCGGGGACGAGCCGTTCCCCACGGCCAGTGTGATCAAAGTGGCCGTCCTGGTCGAGCTCTTCCACCAGGTCGAGCACGGGAAGCTGCGCCTCGAGGACCCGCTGATCCTGCTCGAGACGGATAAACAGCCCGGCTCCGGCATCCTTCAGTTCCTTGCTGCGCCGCACCAGCTCGGCGTGCGGGACGCAGCCTTCCTGATGATAGCGCTCAGTGACAACACGGCCACCAACCTCCTGGTGGACAAGCTCGGTATCCGCGCCGTCGGCGAGCGGATGGAGGCCCTGGGGTTCCCCCGCACGAAGCTGCACCACAAAGTGTTCCTTCACTCGAGTAGCGTGGCGCCAGACTCCTCCGCCCGCTACGGGCTGGGCGTGACAACACCCCTCGAAATGGCCCGCCTCCTGGCCATGATCTACCGCGGCGAGGCCGCTTCCGCACCGGCGTCGGCCGAGATGCTGCGCATGCTTAAGGCACAGTTCTACAACGACATGATCCCGCGCTTCCTGCCCGCCGGCACCACCGTCGCCCACAAGACGGGGTCCGTGGACGAGTCGCGCAACGACTGCGGCATCGTTTACTCCAAGGCGCGAGATTACGTGCTCTGTATATTCAGCACCGGTAACGCCGACACGAGCTGGCGGCTGGACAACGAGGCACAACTGCTGATTGCAGAGCTTGCGCGGCTGGTGCACCACGCTCTCGCTGGCGGGGGCGGCTAG